GATACTCACGGGAATGAACAAGTATGGCACTTCCTTCTCGTAACGCTTCCAGGCCTCGCCGTACTTTCGACGACAACGGTTCACATCCCGGTTGGTGCGGTGAAGGATCATCACCATGAAAAAGACGAAATAGAACCATGGGTAGACACTCCTGTAATTATTTGATCAGACTCGCTTGGAAGTGAAGGAATTGTACAATCTGGTCTGCTTACTTGAAACCGGTGATCAGACCCCATgcgaaggagaagaacatgTCAGGGACGTAGTTTGGCTTTCGGATAATTGCAAACCAGCCGTCGACCATGATATCATCACCAGTATCCGTTTTGATTGTCTTGGGGTTCTCGATGGCTTGCCAGGGCACTTGAGGGAACGTCTTGCGCTTGACAAATTGCCCGCCTCTGCCTCGGTGTCGGAAAGCGTTCTTTTGTCCATTGGCGCTGTCCCACATCCAATAGAAGAAGATGTACGCTACAGCGAACAGGGCGAGAGCAAAGCGATTCCACCGATACTCAGAGGGGTCCCGGTTGGCCAAGTAGAGCGCACAATGGCAGTAAGTGAAAGGCACTCCGGCCATGTTCCAGAAGGTGAGCAAGAACCCGAGTTTTTCAAAGTACATGTCCCTAGTATTTTGTCAGATGGGTCGGAAGAAATTGGTGAGTGCCTGGATCAATCTCTTATCACATACCAActggtgatgatcatctcctcggcTTTGGCACACGCGTTGGTGTACAGGTAGTGTGCTCCAACCAGGAACATGACCTCGGCCGAGACGTATCCCAAGGTTTCATACTGGCGCGCCGCCACCGAGCAAGTGATGAGCAACAAGATGAACCATGGGATTCTGACCTCATAGAACATCTTAAAGTCCAGAATTCCAATGCGCGGATTGAGCTCTGCACCCATGAAAAAGTCATAGATAGGAGAGCCAGACAGGCGAATGGTTCGTCCACGGATGATCGCCTGGAAGTAAACGATGAAACTGTTCAAGAACCCAGACAGGATTGAGACCGTCATCAGAGGGCCAAACTCATCGATCAGCGTGTACAATGGATACACGCCCGTCACATGGAAGATGGCGGCGATTGCAAGTGTTGCATGGAGACTCGAGTACGCTGAACAGTAATAAGGAAGTCTCTTGCCCCCTTCATGCTTCAAGGGTCGGCCAAA
This genomic window from Penicillium oxalicum strain HP7-1 chromosome III, whole genome shotgun sequence contains:
- a CDS encoding Delta(24(24(1)))-sterol reductase; translation: MAVSPRTPQAGAPAKSAGKDDAKRASQFVDGASDEFEFGGSIGSAMLMSGFPLLMWYMWIGATYYDGKIPLPEADQTLADFGRHLCHLVYEGAYPTAKAWATYWIFFIAEALMYCYMPGVSGFGRPLKHEGGKRLPYYCSAYSSLHATLAIAAIFHVTGVYPLYTLIDEFGPLMTVSILSGFLNSFIVYFQAIIRGRTIRLSGSPIYDFFMGAELNPRIGILDFKMFYEVRIPWFILLLITCSVAARQYETLGYVSAEVMFLVGAHYLYTNACAKAEEMIITSWDMYFEKLGFLLTFWNMAGVPFTYCHCALYLANRDPSEYRWNRFALALFAVAYIFFYWMWDSANGQKNAFRHRGRGGQFVKRKTFPQVPWQAIENPKTIKTDTGDDIMVDGWFAIIRKPNYVPDMFFSFAWGLITGFKSVYPWFYFVFFMVMILHRTNRDVNRCRRKYGEAWKRYEKEVPYLFIPYVI